The following DNA comes from Oceanococcus atlanticus.
TACGTGAGTCACGGGTCAGCAGACCGGCAGCGCGCAGCGGACCACGCAGCTCTTCGTCGTAGTCAACCAGGGCACGAGCCAGACCGTGGCGGATAGCGCCAGCCTGACCATTGGCACCGCCACCGCTGGTGGTGACGTTGACATCGAAACGACCCAGGTTCTCGGTCACTTCCAGCGGCTGCATGACGATCATGCGCGAGGTCGGGCGACCGAAGAATTCGTCGAGCGGCTTGCCGTTGACGGTGATCTGGCCGGAGCCGGATTTCAGAAAGACGCGTGCCGTGGCGGTTTTGCGACGGCCAGTTCCGTAGTTGGTTTGCATAATCAGTTCTTCAGATCCAGAACTTGCGGCTGCTGAGCAGCATGAGGATGCTCAGCGCCACGGTAAATCTTGAGTTTTTTGAACATCGCACGACCCAGCGGGTTCTTCGGCAGCATGCCTTTGACGGCCGCTTCGATCACGCGCTCGGGGTGGTCGCGCAACTGGTCGTCCAGGCGCACTGCATGCAGGTTACCCGGGCGGCCAGAGTGGCGATAGTAGAATTTCTGACTGGCTTTGTTGCCGGTCACACGCACTTTCTCGGCGTTGACTACAACAATGTAGTCGCCGGTATCGACGTGCGGGGTGAATTCAGGCTTGTGCTTGCCGCGCAGACGATGAGCGAGTTCGGTGGCCAGACGACCAAGGACCAGATCACTGGCGTCGATCAGGACCCAATCGCGGCGTACTTCGTGCGGCT
Coding sequences within:
- the rpsI gene encoding 30S ribosomal protein S9 — protein: MQTNYGTGRRKTATARVFLKSGSGQITVNGKPLDEFFGRPTSRMIVMQPLEVTENLGRFDVNVTTSGGGANGQAGAIRHGLARALVDYDEELRGPLRAAGLLTRDSRKVERKKVGLRKARKATQYSKR
- the rplM gene encoding 50S ribosomal protein L13, with protein sequence MTTTVSAKPHEVRRDWVLIDASDLVLGRLATELAHRLRGKHKPEFTPHVDTGDYIVVVNAEKVRVTGNKASQKFYYRHSGRPGNLHAVRLDDQLRDHPERVIEAAVKGMLPKNPLGRAMFKKLKIYRGAEHPHAAQQPQVLDLKN